The Pseudoxanthomonas sp. CF385 region GTTGAAGCTGGCATCCAGCTGGCCCCAATCGAAATCGCGGCCGTCGGCATCGAATACTTCGCGCTCGCCGATGCCCTGGGCCCGCGCCTGCGCGCGCACGGCGTCGGCGGCCTCCAGCACGCGCAGGATTTCGGGACCCGCGATCAGGTAGACCGGATGCAACGGCTCGGACGCGCCACGCGCGGCCAGCTGTTCCGGTTTCAGCTCCATCAGGGGGCCGCGTTCACCGGGCCGGAACGCACCACGCCGTCGACGCGGCGCAGGATCGACGCCGCCATCTCGCGACGGAGTTCTTCCGCCAGCACTTCGCGCTCGGTGGTCGTGCCGGTCGCGTCCTGCGGCGGCGACACGTAGTCGCGCGACAGTTCGACGACCTGCTGCGGCACCAGGTCGGTGCCATCGGCCTTGGTGAAAGCGAACACCACGGCGTAGCGGAGGCTGAATTCCTGCGCGCGCCCGAACTGGTCCACCGCGATCGGCAGGTCGCCCCACCGCTCGGACACGACGCGCAGGGTGGCGACCTGTTCGCCGGCCGCGATGTCCTCGTTTTCGCCGATCGGCGCGGCCAGCGTCGCGCCCGCAGCCTGCAGGCCGCGCGACAGGCTGGTGACCAGCGCGCTGTAGGACGTCGTCGAGCCGACCACCCTCACCGGCCCGAGGTCGGCCGGCAACGCGATCTGGTTGCGCAGGTGGAAGCCGCAACCGGCCAGCAGGACCAGGGCGGCGAGGAGCATCGGCAGGCGGAATCGGGTCATGGGCGAAGTCTGGACGAGGCCGTCATGGGCGGCAATAGCGTAGCCCGCCCGCAGGTGAACACGGAGGCAAGGCGCCGCAAGCGCCCGTCCTCAGCCCGCGACGATGTTGACGATCTTGCCCGGCACCACGATGACCTTGCGGATCGCCAGGCCGTCGAGGAACTTGGCCGTGTTCGGCTCGGCTTTGGCCAGCGACTCGACCAGGTCGCGCGGCGCGTCCGCGGCCACGTCGATCGTGCCGCGCAGCTTGCCGTTGACCTGCACCGCCAGCGTCACCGTGTCGCGCACCAGCGCGTCGGCGTCGACCTGCGGGAACGGCTGGTCTTCGATCAGCGTTTCGGCGTGGCCCAGCGCCTGCCACAGCGCATGGCTGGCGTGCGGGGTGATCGGGTTCAGCAGCAGCACCGCGGCCTCCAGCGCCTCCTGGCGTACGGCGCGACCCTGCGCGCTCGCATCGTCGAACTTGCCCAGCGCGTTCGACAGTTCCATCACCGCCGCGATGGCGGTGTTGAAGCTGTGGCGTTTGCCGTAGTCGTGGCCGACCTTCTCGATGGTCTCATGGGTCTTGCGGCGGACGGCCTTCTGGTCGGACGTCAACGCGCTTCCGAGCATTGCGATGCTTGTCAATTTGTCCAGAGCCCCTTCGGCCGCATGCTTCTGCACCTGCGTCCACAGGCGACGCAGGAAGCGCGCCATGCCCTCGACGCCGGCTTCGTTCCACTCCAGCGACTGCTCGGGCGGCGCGGCGAACATCGAGAACAGGCGGACAGTGTCCGCGCCGAACTTGTCGACCATCGACTGCGGGTCGACGCCGTTGTTCTTCGACTTCGACATCTTCTCGACCGCGCCGATCTTCACCGGTTGGCCGTCGGCCTTCAGCGTCGCGCCGACGACGCGCGCCTTGTCGTCGCGCTGCACTTCCACGTCGGCCGGGTTGATCCAGTCCTTCGAACCATCGGCGCTGTCGCGATAGAACGTCTCGGCGATCACCATGCCCTGCGTCAGCAGGTTGGTGGCCGGTTCGTCGCTGTCCACCAGCCGCGCGTCGCGCAGCAGCTTGTGGTAGAAGCGGAAGTACATCAGGTGCAGGATCGCGTGCTCGATGCCGCCGATGTACTGGTCCACCGGCAGCCAGTAATTGCCGCGCTTGTCGACCATGTCCTTCGCGCCGGGCGAGGTGTAGCGCGCGTAGTACCAGCTCGACTCCATGAAGGTGTCGAAGGTGTCGGTCTCGCGCTCGGCGGCGGCACCGCACTGCGGGCACTTCGTCTTGCGCCATTCCGGGTCGGCCTTGATCGGCGACTTCACGCCATCCAGGGTGACGTTTTCCGGCAACACGACGGGCAGGTCCGAATCCGGTACCGGCACCGCGCCGCAGGCGTCGCAGTAGATCACCGGGATCGGGCAGCCCCAGTAGCGCTGGCGGCTGACGCCCCAGTCGCGCAGGCGGTAGTTGACCCGGCGCTGGCCCTGGCCCTTGCGTTCGAAACGCTCGGCCAGTGCCTCGAAGGCACCGCGGTAGTCCAGGCCATCGAACTCGCCCGAGTTGACCAGCTCCAGGTCATC contains the following coding sequences:
- the leuS gene encoding leucine--tRNA ligase → MSTAAEPVSYDPKSVESQAQSFWEARRAFEVDERSDKPKYYCLSMLPYPSGALHMGHVRNYTIGDVISRYKRMTGHNVLQPMGWDAFGLPAENAAIKNKTAPAKWTYANIDHMRSQLKSLGYAIDWSREFATCRPDYYVHEQRMFTRLLRKGLAYRKNSVVNWDPVDQTVLANEQVIDGRGWRSGAVVEKREIPQWFLRITDYAQELLDGLDDLPGWPDAVKTMQRNWIGRSEGLEIQFAVDGQEPLTVFTTRPDTLMGVTFVSIAGEHALAQKAAASNPALAAFLAELKQGGVSEAELETQEKRGMDTGLVAVHPITGDRIPVWVANFVLMGYGTGAVMAVPGHDERDFEFATKYALPIRQVIALTAPKNDDEKTYDATTWRDWYGDKTRDDLELVNSGEFDGLDYRGAFEALAERFERKGQGQRRVNYRLRDWGVSRQRYWGCPIPVIYCDACGAVPVPDSDLPVVLPENVTLDGVKSPIKADPEWRKTKCPQCGAAAERETDTFDTFMESSWYYARYTSPGAKDMVDKRGNYWLPVDQYIGGIEHAILHLMYFRFYHKLLRDARLVDSDEPATNLLTQGMVIAETFYRDSADGSKDWINPADVEVQRDDKARVVGATLKADGQPVKIGAVEKMSKSKNNGVDPQSMVDKFGADTVRLFSMFAAPPEQSLEWNEAGVEGMARFLRRLWTQVQKHAAEGALDKLTSIAMLGSALTSDQKAVRRKTHETIEKVGHDYGKRHSFNTAIAAVMELSNALGKFDDASAQGRAVRQEALEAAVLLLNPITPHASHALWQALGHAETLIEDQPFPQVDADALVRDTVTLAVQVNGKLRGTIDVAADAPRDLVESLAKAEPNTAKFLDGLAIRKVIVVPGKIVNIVAG
- the lptE gene encoding LPS assembly lipoprotein LptE, yielding MTRFRLPMLLAALVLLAGCGFHLRNQIALPADLGPVRVVGSTTSYSALVTSLSRGLQAAGATLAAPIGENEDIAAGEQVATLRVVSERWGDLPIAVDQFGRAQEFSLRYAVVFAFTKADGTDLVPQQVVELSRDYVSPPQDATGTTTEREVLAEELRREMAASILRRVDGVVRSGPVNAAP